DNA from Candidatus Syntrophosphaera sp.:
CACTCAAGGTACGATAGTCAAGATACCCATTCCTCCGGCGGAACTGGAGAACTGGAGGTCACCCAGCGATACCCTGGGGATCACTTTGGCGGTCAAAACCAGCGCCGGTTCCTATGTGGAGATCGATGCCGCGGAATCCGGAAAAGGGCCCAGGTTGGTCTTCAAATATCGCAACAACGACGATGCCGCGGACGCCGCAGACAGCGAATACCAGCAAAGGACGACCCGGGACAGCTATCGCATAGTGGGTGACGCAGCGCCTCTTCTGGCAGACAGCTGGGTGATCTCAAACACCATGCCATCCAGGATATATCTCAATTTCGTGATGGATTACGACAATTTCCGGGGCATGCCGGAAGATGAAGGTGAATTGGGGCCGGTGCTGAGCGAGGAACAGCGCAAACGGGCTACGATCAACCTGGCGGAGCTGGTGTTTTATGTGAAGGAAAGCCACTATTACAGCGCCTCGACGCCCTATCAGCTGCGTGGCGACAAAGTCAGGGATTCCCTGGATATCAGCGTTCCCGTGGTGATCGAGGATGCACAGTTGGCCACCGGGCTGACAACTTTGGCTGTGCTGAGAGCCGATAGCGTGGTGGTGAACATAACCCCTCTGATCCAGGCCTACAGTTCCGGAGACAGCGCGCCTTGGGGCGTTGTGGTGCGTTCCATGCAGGAATTGAGGAACTTTGGCTGGCTGGAGCTCTGGCATTTCACGGACGCACCGGCAGATAAAAAACCCAAGCTGCGGGTCACCTACACCCCGCCCTTCCTGTAAAGATCATGCATAAGTACCTGTTGTCGATTCTGTTGGCCTTGGCCCTGCTAATGCCGGGCTGCGACAAGTGGAAAAAGGATTCAAGCCAGCTCACGCCTCTGGCAGAGGTGAATGGTGAGGTCCTCTACCAGGAACAGTTTCGCTCCACCTTCTCCGACGAGCAGTGGGAACGGCTCAGTCCTGAGCAGAAAAAGCAGGAGATCGAAGATTGGGTGAACGTCACCCTCCTGGCCCAGGAAGCCGAAGAGCAAAATTTGGCGGAGGAATTGGCCGTACGCCAGCGTATAGATTATGCCACCAAGAAGATCAAAGCGAACGCGCTGATCTCCAAACGCCTGGCCAACATCAACATAGGCGAAGAGGAGATGTTCAATTACTATCGCCTCCACCGCAACGATTTTCAGAGTAAACTGATGGAATATGAGGTCCAGAGGATCCTCTGCCCCGATCCTGCCACGCCGGAGATCTTGCTGCGGCGGATCAGAGAAGGATACAATTTCAACACGGCCGTGCTCGAGCAATCCCAGGAAGGCCTGAAGCAAAACCTGGGCAGGATGGGCTTTGTGACAGCCGCGGGAGAGGATTCCCTCTTCTGGCGGGCCGCCCATGAATTGAAGCAGAATGAACCGGGCATCGCCAACATCGCCGGAATGACCTACATCCTGCGCCATACCAACCAACGCGAGGGAAACCAGGATGCCAACTTCAGCGAATACCGCAACGAGATCAGGGCCATCCTTCTGCGGGACAAGCAGAAACAGGCCTACGAGGACCTCGTGCGCGAATTAAAGATAAGGACCAGCGCCATCTATTACTACTAAAGGCGCCCGCGGACTGACAAGCTCCGCGCAAACCCCCTCAAAGAGGAAAAAACCAAGGACATAAAATGAAAAGATTTATACTGATAGTGCTGCTGGGATTGGCTTTGGCCGGCCTGGCGGCGGAATTGGTCGACCGCATCGTCGCCAAAGTGGGTTCGGAAATAATCCTGATGAGCGACGTCTACAAGCACATGCAACAGATGCGCAGCTCTGGGGTTGAGGTGGAAAGGTTCAGTCCCGAGGCGATCCTGCAGCAACTCATCGAACAGAAGGTCATCAGCCAGAAAGCCAGAGAACTGGACATCAAGATCGACCAAACCAAGGTCAGGCAATACGCCGAACGCTATCTTCAACAGATCAAAGCCAATTATCCTTCGGAAGAGGCCTTCCTGAACGACCTGGCCGCGGAAGGCATGACCGAAAGGGAACTTTTGGCATTCTACGAAGGCCAGATCACGGAAAACGCCATGTCCGAAAAACTTGTGGAGAACTACGTTAGTTCCCAGGTCTCGGTGTCGGAAGCTGAAATGCTGGAATTTTACACCGCAACCAAGGACACCCTGGCTGTCAAACCCACCACCTGGGAAATGGGGCTGATCATGCAGGAGATCAAGCCCAGCAAAGACACTGAAGACGCCGCACTGGAAGAGATCCGGGACCTCCAGAGGCGTCTGAACCTGGGTGAGGATTTTGCCGCCCTGGCCAGTCAGTTCAGCGATTGCCCCAGCAAGGAACGCGGCGGTGACCTGGGTTTCTTTGGCCTGGGCATGATGGTCAAACCCTTTGAAGAAGCTGCTTTTTCCCTCAACATCGGGGAAATTTCGGATGTGGTGCGCACGGAATTCGGCTACCACCTGATCAAGGTGGAGGAAAAACGCGCCAATGACGTCCGGGCCCGGCACATCCT
Protein-coding regions in this window:
- a CDS encoding peptidylprolyl isomerase — its product is MKRFILIVLLGLALAGLAAELVDRIVAKVGSEIILMSDVYKHMQQMRSSGVEVERFSPEAILQQLIEQKVISQKARELDIKIDQTKVRQYAERYLQQIKANYPSEEAFLNDLAAEGMTERELLAFYEGQITENAMSEKLVENYVSSQVSVSEAEMLEFYTATKDTLAVKPTTWEMGLIMQEIKPSKDTEDAALEEIRDLQRRLNLGEDFAALASQFSDCPSKERGGDLGFFGLGMMVKPFEEAAFSLNIGEISDVVRTEFGYHLIKVEEKRANDVRARHILKILNPTSEDSLAARRTMENVRALYSSGEEEFEVLARRHSSDPEVEKNGGIIGEMAATEFPDLFAQHIVPLAVGEMTPVLENEGMLYLFVKTREIPPRVFTFDEVKDNLNSYLLRQKQVQAYDAWIAKLIEDAFVEIVR